DNA sequence from the Cohnella herbarum genome:
CAAAGGCGGCTTTGCGGTGTCCGGGCACTTGAAATGGAAATTCCCCTTCCCGGCATTAGCGACATGGCACGCGCCAACGGCAATCGACAGCGCTCGGAAACTGCTGGAGCTTAATCCATCCGTTCTCCTTGTCGGACACGGCCCGGCACTGATTCAACCCGCCCGCACCGTTCAACATGCGATCGAAGAAGCTCAGCGGAGATTAGACGGGAGGAAAAGCGGATGAGGGCAGGCATTAAACCCGAGACGGTCATCGCCGTTGCTGCGGACATTGCCGATCGCAACGGTTGGGAACAAATTACTCTAGCGAACGTTGCCGGACAATTGGGCATCAAGACCCCTTCCCTCTACAATCATGTCGATGGCTTACCCGATTTGCGCCAGAAGGTCGCCACGTATGCAGCCGAATTGCTAAGGGATCTGCTAAACGATGCGGCGATCGGACAATCCGGCAAAGAAGCTCTCATCGGAGTGGGCAAATCGTATGTCGCGTTCGTCAGATCGCATCCCGGACTTTATGATGCCATTAATCGGATACCTGAGCCAAAGCCCGCGCGATTCGAACAAGCCTCGGAAACCATTTTGCGATTGTTCGGCCGGTTAATGCAGCCTCTCGGCATCCCGCAAGAGGAATCGGTCCATGCGATACGAGGATTGCGCAGCATGGTTCACGGCTTCGCTTCGCTAGAGTCGATGGGCGGATTTCAAATGCCGGAAGACTTGTTCGATAGCTTATCCAAATCGATCACCTACTATATCGACGGCTTAAGCGCTAAAACCTAATAGAAGCTGACGTTATCTCCAAGCATGCGATGCAACATTTCCTAAGCGGAAATGTTGTTTTTCGTTTATTTGCAGGATTCGACAATATTCTCGCGAATAAAAGAAAGGAATGCTTTAAGGAGTGAATCCGATGTATAAAATAGAGCTAACTTCCGAAGATTTATTGCGAATCATCTTCGAATATACGGCAAGAATCGCAAGCGAACGGAATTTGAAATCCGTTCTGATCCATATGGCCAACATGGGCCGGGAAATGATCTTATCCGACAGATGCACGGTATGGCTAATAGATGAAATCAATCAGCAACTCTACACGACGGTCGCGCATGGCGTAGACGAAATCCGCATTCCCTACGGCACGGGCCTCGTCGGCAGCGCGATCATTACCGGTGAAGCGATCATCATCGAAGATGCTTACAACGATCCGAGACATAATGCCGAGAATGATCTGAGAACCGGATATCATACCAAATCGATCATCACCGTTCCTTTCCGCAACAACGACGGCGAAATTATCGGAGCCTATCAAGCGATCAACAAATTGACCGAAATCGGCTATTTTACTACGCGAGATTTGGAATTGCTTTCTTTGGCCGCTTCCTACGCCGGAAAGTCCCTCGAATCCGTCATGCTTCACCAAGAAATCATCGACACGCAGCGCGAGATCATCTCCGCGATGGGCGAGATCGGGGAAATCCGCTCCAAGGAAACCGGAAACCATGTCAAGCGCGTAGCCGAATATTCTTATGTTCTTGCCCTCGGATATGGCCTCGATGTCGACCAAGCCGACTTGCTGCGTACGATTTCCCCGATGCATGATATCGGCAAGGTCGCGATTCCGGATGCGGTGTTGAACAAGCCGGGAAAATTAACCGACGAGGAATTCGAAATCATTAAATCGCATACGAGAATCGGCCATCAATTGCTTCGCGGATCCAAACGGGAGCTGCTGCGCACCGCATCCATCGTAGCGGAGCAGCATCACGAGAAATGGGACGGGAGCGGATACCCCGAAGGCAAGAAGGGCGAAGAAATCCATATCTTCGGCAGGATTACCGCGGTCGCTGACGTATTCGACGCGCTTAGCGCGGAACGAGTATATAAAGCCGCATGGCCTCTCGATAAAATCGAAAATCTGTTCCGGGAAGAACGCGGGCGCCACTTCGATCCGGCCGTTGTCGACGTTTTCTTCGCCAAACTGCCGAAGCTGTTGGAAATCCGGCGCAAGCTGCCGGACGATGAACAATCCGACTTATCGTCGGGTGGAAGATGAGGCGTATCAAAGCAAAAGGAGCTATCCGGCGTATTTAACCCGGAGTAGCTCCTTTTTGCATTCATACTTCACTCAGTCTCGTCGTCAGGATCCCTAGACTGATCTCATTCCACCAAACGTCCAGTTGATCCCCTTCGTTCAGGGAACCCACCCCTTCAGGCGTGCCCGTAAATAGGATATCGCCGGCTCCAAGACCGTAATGTTGTCCCACGAAATCGACGATTTGTTGCAAGTCGAACACCATATCGACCGCATTTCCCCGTTGCACTTCGTTGCCGTTAATTCGCAAGCCGAAATCGTATTCCGATAGCGAGGCTATTCCGGGGAACGGCAGCCAACGACCGAACGTAGCCGAGTTCCGAAAGCCTTTGGCCGGCAGCCAAGGATGACCCTTCGCCTTCAATTTGTCCTGAACGTCCCGGAGCGTAAGATCCAAGCCTACCGTAAAAGCGGAGACGAGGTCATCGCATCGGATGCCCGGCTCGTAAGCGCGATTAACCGCGAATACGAGCTCCGCTTCGTAATGTACGCTTCCTTGCGTTCCCGGGAGCTCGAGACTACCGCCCCTCATTTCGATTGCGGCATGGGTCGGCTTCGTGAAAATCATCGGAGAGGAAGGCACTTCATTGCCCAATTCCGCCGCGTGAAGACGATAATTTCGCCCTACGCAATATAGGTTTCTCAAGTTGGATAATTCGATTTGATCTTGATCGTTCACAGATTGTTTACACCCCTTTAACGGCCGTCAACCAGCGGTCAGGATAGTTCGTGCACAATTGAAAGGATTCGGGACGTCCGGCAAGTCTCCGCAATTCGGAAACCGAGTTTAACGTCCACGCCATGACTTCGATCGAAGCCGCTTCGGCCTGCTTCAGAAGCCTTTCGTTGATATGCCTGAATCCGATAGATAAAAGCGATGCATCCAACGAGATCAGCTTCTCGACCAAATCCGCCGGGCAAGCGTCGATAATGAGCCCGGTCCGCAAGCGAGGGGAGTATTTACGCACGGCCATTAGAATATCCGCGTGGAAGGAGGTTACGATGATCTCATCTTCTAGACGAAGAGAGCTTATAACCTCGACGGCCCGCTTGGCAAGATGAGCATGATCGGCGTCGTCGCCTTTGAGCTCTACGTTAAGACGGCACTTCCCGGCCGTCATAACAAGAACCTCTTCAAGCGAAGGCACCCCTTCACCGGCAAAAGCAGGATCAAACCAACTGCCCGCGTCCAAACGGCCGAGCTCTTCGGCCGTATAATCGACGACGCGCCCTGCGCCGTTCGTCGTCCGTTCTAACGTGCCGTCGTGAATGACGACGGGGACGTCATCCCGCGACAGATGAACGTCCATCTCGATCCATGACACTTGGGATAGGCCGATCGCCATTCTAAACGCAGCTAACGTATTTTCGGGGGCTTTCCCCGAAAACCCTCGATGAGCGACGCATGGGTGCCTAGCCGCTCTCGCATTCGCGTCCGTTAAGTTCGGTTTCATGAACGGATATCGGAATGGAACGTTCTTAAGCCCTCGCAAGAAACTATTGATTCCGTACCACAATGGATCCATCCTCCTCCACGGAGGCACCATAGGATAATTCCGACAGGCGCGCCAGCAGCGCTTTGCCTTCGACTTCAGCCATTGGCGCAGGTTGTGAATTCGTGGCGAACATTGGAGCGAACGACAACGAGCACGCCCCGTCCTTACTGCATTCGGCATTTAAAACGCCGGTTTCAGACGTTTTGGTTCCGGTCGTCGAGAACACGAAGTTGCCTAGGCTATAAGCGATCCATTTGCCCTTGTAAGCCTCGAAGCCTTGCAGCACGTGCGGATGGCTTCCGACAACCAGATCGGCGCCCGCATCGACGAAGCGGTGGCTCAAATCCGTCTGATGCTCCACCGGGCGATCCGCGCGCTCTACGCCCCAATGAACCATAACGACGACGATATCGGCGTTCTGTTTCGCTTCCTTGATTGCGGCTACCGTTCGTTCAGGCGAATAAGCCTCCGCGACGCCTGGATGGGTTCGATCCGCTTTCCACGAAACATCCGGCACGACTCTCGTGACGCTAACGAATCCGACCGTGATTCCTTTGCTTTCTATGTACGCTGGCGTGAAAGCTTCGCGATCGTCGTTGCCCGAGCCCGCATGCTGCAGTTCGGCGTCATCCAGGACGTCCATCGTGTCGCTTAACCCTTGCCATCCATAATCCAAAGTATGATTGTTCGCTAGCGATAAGAAATCGAAGCCCGCTTCTTTCAGCGCGGGAACGGCATCCGAGCTGCCGCGAAAAACATACTGCTTGTCCTTGGCCGGCGTCCCCCTCGTCGTAATCGGAGCCTCTAAATTTCCGGCCGTGATGTCCGCTGCCTCTAGTATTGCCTTAGCTTCGCGAAAAGGATAATCGAAGCCGTTGATTTTCATCAGCTCCAGCACTCTTGCCGCAGGCAAAATGTCGCCGACTAATGCTAAACTTACCGTCTCGGCATCGCCCACGGGTTCGGTATATCCTCCTTCCGGCGTCGCCGTACCCGAATCGACAGGTTCCATTGTCGACTCAGGGTCGGGCGACGATAACTGCGTCGAAGACGGCTCCGACGGAGAGGCAACTCCTTCTGTCGGCGGCAGGCTTCCTGCGGGGCCTTGCCCGTCTTGATCGTCGTTCGATTTCCATACAATCACGGCAACCGCGACGATACAGCTTAACAAAACGCCGTTAACGATAAGCAACAAGCGCGTTTTACTGCGTCTCTTCGTTTTTTGCTGTTGATGCGTTCGCGATCGCGAATAAGTCATACCGACCACCGTCCCTCTGTCTCTCCTGCCCGTTATTATACCTCAAGGAAACGAAAAAAACGATTTCCCCTCGTCCAAAAGATGAGGAAATCGTCTATTTATCGCCTTTTTCTTACACGATAAGTCGTTTCGCCGCGTACTCCGCGCTGCCGTAAAGGCCGGAGTCTTCGCCCAATGACGGAGGAACGATCATCAGGCGCTCCCGATAGAGCGGATGCAAGCTTTCCGCGACATAAGCCCTCAACGGCTCGAAGAATACTTCGCCCGCAGACGCGACGCCCCCGCCTACGATGATGACGTCCGGACTAAGCAACGCAACCGAGGGAACGAGGACGCGCGACAACCAGTATGCCGTGCGCTGGAATACTTGCCCAGCGAATGCGTCCCCGTCTTGGTAAGCCTGCCACACGTCTTTCGACGTCAGTTCTTCGCGTTGCTCGGGCGGGAATCGATCCGCCAGCAGTCCGACCCATCCGGAAGATAATCCGTCTCTTGCTTGCCTTGCGACTCCCGATGCGGAGACTACCGTTTCCAAGCAGCCTCTCATGCCGCAACCGCACACGTAAGGAATATCCGTGAACGCGATATGTCCGATTTCTCCTGCCAGTCCGCCGGATCCGCCGTGAAGGCGTCCTTCGCTTACCCAGGCCGAGGCCATTCCCGTCCCCAAAGTAACCCCTAACACATGCGAGAGGCCCTGCCCCGATCCCCTTAAGGATTCGCCGTATACGATCATCTTCACATCGTTCTCTACCGTGACGGGAACGTCGAGCAAACGGCGAAGACGCTCGGCTACCGGATTATCTTGAAGAGGCAAATTAGCCGCCGTAACCAGACCCGTTTCGCTATTGATGAATCCGGGAAGACCGACTCCGACCGCAGCTAGTAACCGTCCGGATATCTGTTGCTCCTCTAGCAACTCCCCGCATAGACTAGCCAATTGTCCAAGCAATTCGGCCGAGCTCGTCTTAATCGTGCTTGCTTTGCTTTTACCTAGCAGATTACCATCCTCATCGAATAGTCCGGCAACGATATTCGTTCCTCCGACGTCTATCCCGATCCGGTATCCCATTCTTACTCCTCCGCGGCAACCCTCGGGTAATTGCCGATCGTCACGGGCTGCTTCGCCTTAACGGGAAGCCTTCCGGACAATACGCCCGCAAGAGCCGTCATCATCGCCGGTTTATTCTCGTAAGCGCACAAGTATGTCGGCGCCTCGGGAGCGACCAACAGATCGTATGGCGTTCTCGTTGCCACCCACACGAACGCGAAGCTTTCGTTAGCGGTTAGCTCGCGAATCAATTCGGTTTGTCCAGCCGAGAAACCCGCATCGTATGAAGCGAATACGACCGTCTTGCACCCTACCGTCGCTGCTCGCACCGCGGCAATTTCATCGGACTTCGGTTGAATTCCGATCCGTACCTCCTTGATATCGTAACCCGCTTGCGCGAGCGCGGCGCCTAACGTCCACTCCTGCTTAATCACT
Encoded proteins:
- a CDS encoding TetR-like C-terminal domain-containing protein; this translates as MRAGIKPETVIAVAADIADRNGWEQITLANVAGQLGIKTPSLYNHVDGLPDLRQKVATYAAELLRDLLNDAAIGQSGKEALIGVGKSYVAFVRSHPGLYDAINRIPEPKPARFEQASETILRLFGRLMQPLGIPQEESVHAIRGLRSMVHGFASLESMGGFQMPEDLFDSLSKSITYYIDGLSAKT
- a CDS encoding HD domain-containing phosphohydrolase, with product MYKIELTSEDLLRIIFEYTARIASERNLKSVLIHMANMGREMILSDRCTVWLIDEINQQLYTTVAHGVDEIRIPYGTGLVGSAIITGEAIIIEDAYNDPRHNAENDLRTGYHTKSIITVPFRNNDGEIIGAYQAINKLTEIGYFTTRDLELLSLAASYAGKSLESVMLHQEIIDTQREIISAMGEIGEIRSKETGNHVKRVAEYSYVLALGYGLDVDQADLLRTISPMHDIGKVAIPDAVLNKPGKLTDEEFEIIKSHTRIGHQLLRGSKRELLRTASIVAEQHHEKWDGSGYPEGKKGEEIHIFGRITAVADVFDALSAERVYKAAWPLDKIENLFREERGRHFDPAVVDVFFAKLPKLLEIRRKLPDDEQSDLSSGGR
- a CDS encoding fumarylacetoacetate hydrolase family protein — its product is MNDQDQIELSNLRNLYCVGRNYRLHAAELGNEVPSSPMIFTKPTHAAIEMRGGSLELPGTQGSVHYEAELVFAVNRAYEPGIRCDDLVSAFTVGLDLTLRDVQDKLKAKGHPWLPAKGFRNSATFGRWLPFPGIASLSEYDFGLRINGNEVQRGNAVDMVFDLQQIVDFVGQHYGLGAGDILFTGTPEGVGSLNEGDQLDVWWNEISLGILTTRLSEV
- a CDS encoding glycerophosphodiester phosphodiesterase, with product MDPLWYGINSFLRGLKNVPFRYPFMKPNLTDANARAARHPCVAHRGFSGKAPENTLAAFRMAIGLSQVSWIEMDVHLSRDDVPVVIHDGTLERTTNGAGRVVDYTAEELGRLDAGSWFDPAFAGEGVPSLEEVLVMTAGKCRLNVELKGDDADHAHLAKRAVEVISSLRLEDEIIVTSFHADILMAVRKYSPRLRTGLIIDACPADLVEKLISLDASLLSIGFRHINERLLKQAEAASIEVMAWTLNSVSELRRLAGRPESFQLCTNYPDRWLTAVKGV
- a CDS encoding CapA family protein, which produces MTYSRSRTHQQQKTKRRSKTRLLLIVNGVLLSCIVAVAVIVWKSNDDQDGQGPAGSLPPTEGVASPSEPSSTQLSSPDPESTMEPVDSGTATPEGGYTEPVGDAETVSLALVGDILPAARVLELMKINGFDYPFREAKAILEAADITAGNLEAPITTRGTPAKDKQYVFRGSSDAVPALKEAGFDFLSLANNHTLDYGWQGLSDTMDVLDDAELQHAGSGNDDREAFTPAYIESKGITVGFVSVTRVVPDVSWKADRTHPGVAEAYSPERTVAAIKEAKQNADIVVVMVHWGVERADRPVEHQTDLSHRFVDAGADLVVGSHPHVLQGFEAYKGKWIAYSLGNFVFSTTGTKTSETGVLNAECSKDGACSLSFAPMFATNSQPAPMAEVEGKALLARLSELSYGASVEEDGSIVVRNQ
- a CDS encoding ROK family protein — its product is MGYRIGIDVGGTNIVAGLFDEDGNLLGKSKASTIKTSSAELLGQLASLCGELLEEQQISGRLLAAVGVGLPGFINSETGLVTAANLPLQDNPVAERLRRLLDVPVTVENDVKMIVYGESLRGSGQGLSHVLGVTLGTGMASAWVSEGRLHGGSGGLAGEIGHIAFTDIPYVCGCGMRGCLETVVSASGVARQARDGLSSGWVGLLADRFPPEQREELTSKDVWQAYQDGDAFAGQVFQRTAYWLSRVLVPSVALLSPDVIIVGGGVASAGEVFFEPLRAYVAESLHPLYRERLMIVPPSLGEDSGLYGSAEYAAKRLIV